The following nucleotide sequence is from Tardiphaga sp. 709.
AATCGCCGGCGTCTTCCGGGATTTTCTGCCGCGCGCCCCAGTTGATCAGCGCATAGAAGCCGCGCACGGCCTGGCGGCGCAGGAAGGACTCGTTGTCGCGATGCGCCTTGGCGGTATAGACGACGTCATAGCCTTCGACGATCCAGTGGCGCACCAGCTGTTCGACCAGCGACGGTGGATGCTGGCCATCGCCATCCATGAACAGCACCGCGCCCTTGGTGACATGGTCGAGCCCCGCCATCAGCGCGGCTTCCTTGCCGAAATTGCGCGACAGCGACACGACCTGAACGTCGAGCGACGTCGCTTGGAGGCTGCGCGCAACCGCCAGCGTGCCATCGGCGCTGCCGTCATCGATATAGACGACTTCGCAGGCGAGGCCGTGGCGTTCTTTCAGTGTAGTCGCAAGCTCGGCCAGCCGCTCGTGAAACAAAGCAAGGCCGGGCGCCTCGTTGTAAACAGGCACAACGATCGACAGGCCTTGTGCCGCGGCGGTCGCGGCATCGGTCGATAGGCTCGATACGTCGCTGCCCAGCATCATCGATCAGATTCCGATATCCAAAATATGCTCATGAATCATATGGTAATCAGCCGGTGCGTCCGCCAGCAAGGCGAAACGCTGTGCTGCGCGTTACTGCCGCAAGAACGCCTCAAGTTTGGCGAACAGCGGATTCTCGCGATCCATCACATAGTCGAGCGAGGCGACCGAGACGGTATCTGCGCCGTTGGCACGCAGGAAGCTGCTCAGCGCGTAAAGCTGCGCCGGCGGGCAGTGCAGCGTGATCATGCCCGACGAGGTCGGGCCGCCGAACGGCGACACCACGCCGAAACGGTTATGAGCCTCGGTGAGGAGCGCCTGATTGCAGCCGGCGAAGCGGGTGCGCACTTCCTTATATTTGCTGGCGCGGGCGCGCGCGGCAATGTGGTCGAGAATGATGCGCGCGGTTTCCAGAGACTGCGGCGACCAGTCGGCGGCGCGCGAGGCGACAAGATTGGCCTGGCTGCGCAGGATGACGCCGTCATCGAGTACCTTGAGGCCGTTGGCGACGAGGGTCGCGCCGGTGGTGGTGATGTCGACGATCAGTTCGGCGGTGCCGGTGGCCGGTGCGCCTTCGGTGGCGCCGGCGCTTTCGACGATGCGATAGTCGACCACGCCGTGGGACGCGAAGAAGTTGCGCGTCAGGTTGATATACTTCGTGGCAACGCGCATGCGGCGATTGTGCTGCGCGCGGAAGCCGGTGGTGACGTCGTCGAGATCGGCCATGGTGCGGACGTCGATCCAGGCCTGCGGCACGGCAACGACCACATTGGCGCTGCCGAAGCCGAGACCTTCGATCAAGGCGACCTTCTTGTCGGCGTCCGGGATGCTTTCACGCAGCAGATCTTCGCCGGTGATGCCGAGATGCACGGCACCGCGCGCCAGGTTCGAGGCGATCTCGCTGGCCGAGAGATAGGCGATTTCGACATTGTCGAAGCCGGCGATGGTGCCGCGGTAATCGCGCACGCCGCCCGGCTTCGCCAGCGTCAGGCCGGCGCGGGTGAAGAAGGCTTCGGCGTTTTCCTGCAGCCGTCCCTTGGACGGAACGGCGAGGACGAATGGTGCGGTCATGACGCGCTCCCGGAAACGAGCGCCGAGGAGGCGTGTTGGGTCAAGGTTTCGATCCAGACCGAGAAACCAACCGCGGGGATTGGCGTGGCGGAGCCGAGCTGCGTCAGCAGTCCGTCGTAGCGTCCGCCGGCTACCAGCGGCTCGGTGCCATTGCCCTTGCGGTGCAGTTCGAATTCGAAGCCGGTGTAGTAGTCGACGCCGCGGCCGAATGACGTCGAGAAACGCGTCTTGGTGGTATCGATACCACGCGCCGCCATGAAGCCGATGCGGCTTTCGAATTCGTCGATGGCGGCCGTGATGTTGAGTTTGGCATCCGAGGCGAGCTTGCGCAGTTGCTGCAGAGCGT
It contains:
- a CDS encoding glycosyltransferase family 2 protein codes for the protein MMLGSDVSSLSTDAATAAAQGLSIVVPVYNEAPGLALFHERLAELATTLKERHGLACEVVYIDDGSADGTLAVARSLQATSLDVQVVSLSRNFGKEAALMAGLDHVTKGAVLFMDGDGQHPPSLVEQLVRHWIVEGYDVVYTAKAHRDNESFLRRQAVRGFYALINWGARQKIPEDAGDFRLLSPRAAAALRQLPERNRFFKGLATWIGFRQLRVDYEPAAREHGVTSFNPKQLIGLSIEGLTSFSVAPLRFASLLGLLLAFGAFLFGLSILWETWVSGKSVPGYPSLVVGLMTLGGVQLIMIGVLGEYIGKILSELKARPIYFVAEHSVKRNTPDSVGQTTDRTAAE
- the hisG gene encoding ATP phosphoribosyltransferase, whose amino-acid sequence is MTAPFVLAVPSKGRLQENAEAFFTRAGLTLAKPGGVRDYRGTIAGFDNVEIAYLSASEIASNLARGAVHLGITGEDLLRESIPDADKKVALIEGLGFGSANVVVAVPQAWIDVRTMADLDDVTTGFRAQHNRRMRVATKYINLTRNFFASHGVVDYRIVESAGATEGAPATGTAELIVDITTTGATLVANGLKVLDDGVILRSQANLVASRAADWSPQSLETARIILDHIAARARASKYKEVRTRFAGCNQALLTEAHNRFGVVSPFGGPTSSGMITLHCPPAQLYALSSFLRANGADTVSVASLDYVMDRENPLFAKLEAFLRQ